One window of Desulfovibrio subterraneus genomic DNA carries:
- a CDS encoding AI-2E family transporter: protein MTENTHSPNDSDCEKQAQQELQEQEELAGPLAQFSRTFSRQGLYGYFLIVLVLLSLYLMYGVIRPFMHTGIISIVIAASFSPLYNRILARVGNRDMLASGSVIGILVVCFALPVTVFLSGLIPQAVDSIRAVNDWIRITDFDQLTNQSGILSAMQWLQQKLPFIDPLELDIKHNVTLFSKSAGQAVISFATSALGDTVTFFFHFLLMLLMVFFLLKDGKKMLAAVKYLCPMREEQEDNIINTLRQVSRSVLVGGLLVAVLQGIVGGFGLAMVGIPALFWGTVMGFCSLIPVVGTGLVWIPASLYLLIVDEWQSALFLLLWCALPVAAIDSFLRPYFMKDSARVSVFFIFMSILGGIKAFGILGILYGPLILSFFMVMLTIYGEEFADVLGEKPPLPTKK, encoded by the coding sequence ATGACCGAAAACACGCATTCCCCGAACGACAGCGACTGCGAAAAGCAGGCACAACAGGAACTGCAGGAACAGGAGGAACTGGCAGGTCCCCTTGCCCAGTTCTCACGTACTTTCTCGCGACAGGGATTATACGGTTACTTCCTGATAGTTCTGGTACTTCTCTCCCTGTATCTCATGTACGGCGTCATCAGGCCGTTCATGCATACGGGCATCATCTCCATTGTCATAGCTGCCAGTTTCTCGCCCCTCTACAACCGCATTCTCGCAAGAGTCGGCAACAGGGACATGCTGGCCTCCGGTTCTGTCATCGGCATTCTGGTAGTCTGCTTCGCCCTGCCGGTCACGGTGTTCCTCTCCGGCCTCATTCCGCAGGCTGTAGACAGCATCCGCGCCGTGAACGACTGGATACGGATAACCGACTTTGATCAGCTGACGAACCAAAGCGGCATACTGTCTGCCATGCAGTGGCTGCAACAGAAGCTGCCGTTCATCGACCCGCTTGAACTGGATATCAAACACAACGTCACCCTGTTTTCCAAGTCTGCGGGGCAGGCAGTCATATCCTTCGCCACCAGCGCCCTTGGTGATACGGTGACCTTTTTCTTCCACTTCCTGCTCATGTTGCTGATGGTCTTTTTCCTGCTTAAGGACGGCAAAAAGATGCTGGCCGCAGTGAAATACCTCTGCCCCATGCGCGAGGAACAGGAAGACAACATTATCAACACGCTGCGTCAGGTTTCCCGCTCGGTTCTGGTAGGGGGCCTGCTCGTTGCAGTGCTGCAGGGTATTGTAGGCGGATTCGGCCTTGCCATGGTGGGCATTCCCGCCCTGTTCTGGGGTACCGTCATGGGCTTCTGCTCCCTTATTCCCGTTGTGGGCACCGGCCTTGTGTGGATACCCGCCAGCCTCTACCTGCTTATCGTGGACGAATGGCAAAGCGCACTCTTTCTGCTGCTGTGGTGCGCCCTGCCCGTTGCGGCCATAGACAGTTTTCTGCGGCCCTATTTCATGAAGGACAGCGCACGCGTCTCAGTATTTTTCATCTTCATGTCCATTCTCGGCGGCATCAAGGCATTCGGCATTCTTGGCATTCTCTACGGCCCGCTCATTCTCAGCTTCTTCATGGTCATGCTCACTATTTACGGTGAGGAATTTGCCGATGTGCTGGGCGAAAAGCCCCCACTCCCCACCAAGAAATAG
- the mazG gene encoding nucleoside triphosphate pyrophosphohydrolase has translation MTSPISEATTALKDVIEKLLGPDGCPWDKEQTPESLCDYLLEETFELVDAIRSGKIVDVREELGDVMFLILFISRLYECKGFSLADSMQESAAKMIRRHPHVFDDASVNSIADVWANWERIKRSEKKEGEEDKPKGAFDSLPKGLPPLLKAYRLNSKAARIGFTWPDDAAVDRQLESEWQEFNAACATDDKDAQEREFGDVLFTMVELGRRKGLKANAALNNTNIKFLDRFERMEALARSRGKVFADLSFSEMDALWDEVKKGA, from the coding sequence ATGACCAGCCCCATATCGGAAGCCACCACCGCCCTCAAAGACGTGATAGAAAAACTGCTCGGCCCCGACGGATGCCCGTGGGACAAGGAGCAGACGCCGGAAAGCCTGTGCGACTACCTGCTTGAAGAAACTTTTGAACTCGTCGACGCCATCCGCAGCGGAAAGATAGTGGATGTGCGTGAAGAGCTCGGCGACGTGATGTTTCTCATCCTCTTCATAAGCCGCCTGTATGAATGCAAGGGATTCTCCCTTGCGGATTCCATGCAGGAAAGCGCCGCAAAGATGATCCGCCGCCATCCCCACGTTTTTGATGATGCCAGCGTGAACAGCATTGCCGATGTATGGGCGAACTGGGAACGCATCAAGCGCAGCGAAAAGAAGGAAGGCGAAGAAGACAAGCCCAAGGGTGCATTCGACAGCCTGCCCAAGGGCCTGCCCCCGCTGCTCAAGGCCTACCGCCTGAATTCCAAGGCCGCGCGCATAGGCTTTACCTGGCCGGACGATGCCGCCGTGGACAGACAACTGGAATCAGAATGGCAGGAATTTAACGCCGCATGCGCAACGGATGACAAGGACGCGCAGGAACGCGAATTCGGCGACGTGCTCTTCACCATGGTGGAACTCGGACGCCGCAAGGGACTCAAGGCCAACGCCGCCCTGAACAACACCAATATCAAGTTCCTCGACCGGTTCGAGCGGATGGAAGCTCTGGCCCGCAGCCGCGGCAAGGTCTTTGCCGACCTTTCCTTCTCCGAGATGGACGCGCTGTGGGACGAGGTGAAGAAGGGGGCGTAA
- a CDS encoding CvpA family protein: MNSLDIIFVVIVGFFLIRGLFRGLVTELGAIIGVVGGFLLANRYYTEAMPYVNKVITDESWVGIVSYAGVFLGVILLTSLLAAVIHTIIGSTPAAWLDHLAGLLLGGLKGVLICCVLLACITYFLPNAEFVTNSKSVPYLQQATSYLQQYIPERSF, translated from the coding sequence TTGAACTCACTCGATATAATCTTTGTAGTCATCGTGGGCTTTTTCCTCATACGAGGCCTGTTCCGCGGGCTCGTGACCGAACTTGGCGCCATTATAGGCGTTGTGGGCGGTTTTCTGCTGGCAAACAGGTATTACACGGAAGCAATGCCCTATGTGAACAAGGTCATCACGGATGAATCTTGGGTAGGTATTGTCTCCTACGCCGGTGTATTCCTCGGCGTGATACTGCTCACCTCTCTGCTGGCGGCGGTGATTCACACCATCATCGGCTCCACCCCCGCCGCATGGCTCGACCATCTGGCAGGACTGCTGCTGGGCGGTTTAAAGGGTGTGCTCATCTGCTGCGTGCTGCTTGCCTGCATCACGTATTTTCTGCCCAACGCGGAATTCGTCACCAACTCCAAATCCGTTCCCTATCTGCAACAGGCCACAAGCTATCTGCAACAGTACATTCCGGAACGCTCGTTCTAG
- a CDS encoding HDOD domain-containing protein, protein MGTLALSALKPGMRLSADVLDRNGRKLLSCGDVLTEQSLRVLKIWGVTEAQVEGPDTGDTSSSVPDEIPADLYEAALADTGHRFRHNDASLPVIKELRNLATLHLARRMTALRATGGDPLSLVRPAPVVQPDGPCPPPMEVQTLLRDDVKLGSLPSVFHKLVEVVNDSRSSATDVAEVIANDTDLVARLLRVVNSPFYGMTAKVDTISRAVTVVGSNQLVSLAMGISLVASFKGIPEHLVSMRNFWEHSIACGMAARILASYRRISNTERFFVAGILHDIGRLIMFKLMPVHSTHLFHTAYSENRIVQQCEKDIMGFTHDRLGGLLLKAWRCPVSLEKNVRYHHLPGMAPTVQEAAIMCVADVTANAFRFGSSGERLVPVLTRETWECLELPVSVLGQVVLQLDYQVAEIVRLMNVDG, encoded by the coding sequence ATGGGAACTCTTGCATTATCCGCCCTTAAACCGGGTATGAGGCTGTCGGCCGATGTTCTGGACAGAAACGGCCGTAAGCTGCTTTCGTGCGGGGACGTGCTCACCGAGCAGTCTTTGCGCGTGCTCAAGATATGGGGTGTGACTGAAGCGCAGGTTGAAGGTCCGGATACCGGCGACACGTCTTCCTCTGTACCTGATGAAATTCCTGCAGATCTGTACGAAGCCGCCCTTGCGGATACAGGGCACCGCTTCAGGCACAACGATGCCTCGCTGCCTGTCATCAAGGAACTGCGCAATCTCGCCACACTGCATCTGGCCCGGAGAATGACCGCTCTGCGCGCAACCGGAGGCGACCCGCTCTCGCTTGTGCGTCCGGCGCCGGTGGTGCAGCCGGATGGCCCCTGTCCGCCTCCCATGGAAGTGCAGACCCTGCTGCGGGACGACGTGAAGCTGGGATCGCTTCCCTCGGTGTTCCACAAGCTTGTCGAGGTGGTGAACGATTCGCGCAGTTCGGCAACGGACGTGGCGGAAGTTATTGCCAACGACACGGACCTTGTTGCGCGCTTGCTGCGCGTGGTGAACAGTCCCTTCTACGGCATGACCGCGAAAGTGGACACCATCTCGCGTGCCGTAACCGTTGTGGGCAGCAACCAGCTTGTCTCCCTTGCCATGGGCATATCCCTTGTGGCCTCATTCAAGGGTATTCCGGAGCATCTGGTGAGCATGCGCAACTTCTGGGAGCACTCCATCGCCTGTGGCATGGCCGCGCGCATTCTTGCCAGCTACCGCCGCATATCCAACACCGAGCGTTTTTTCGTGGCGGGCATTCTGCACGATATCGGCCGGCTTATCATGTTCAAGCTGATGCCCGTGCATTCCACACATCTTTTCCATACCGCCTATTCGGAAAACAGGATCGTGCAGCAGTGCGAAAAAGACATAATGGGCTTCACGCACGACCGTCTCGGCGGATTGTTGCTCAAGGCATGGCGCTGCCCTGTTTCCCTTGAGAAGAATGTGCGCTATCACCATTTGCCGGGCATGGCTCCCACCGTGCAGGAAGCGGCCATAATGTGCGTGGCGGACGTGACCGCAAACGCCTTCCGTTTCGGTAGCAGCGGCGAGCGTCTGGTGCCCGTGCTTACCCGTGAGACGTGGGAATGTCTTGAGTTGCCTGTCAGCGTGTTGGGACAGGTAGTATTGCAACTGGATTATCAGGTCGCTGAAATCGTACGGTTGATGAATGTCGATGGATAA
- a CDS encoding PAS domain-containing protein yields the protein MDNAAHPTGTHSLEQRLRHLEEQARFTLDVLEMASTLGDFQTCINKLHEPTALLEETILRIGELVHFSASAFYLVDENSSDFALSLCSPVMFRDMLDAEVQHLIDNGVFALAVRENRPVTVYSRDNMYRLVLHVLATSSRTRGMFVGVMSKGERNLSGILMSLLSIVLKHCANAIESFELYRLFRQGDRDQYQFAESLPLPVVELSGTGEVLFANAAAEALTLKQGGTLFSRVAPRSQSAVRSWMVSCAGGEPVGEVAVELLDEQGGALAVVLHATPWRTSATDLRIRCILVPA from the coding sequence ATGGATAACGCTGCACACCCGACCGGGACACATAGCCTTGAGCAACGGCTCAGGCACCTTGAGGAACAGGCAAGGTTCACGCTTGATGTTCTGGAAATGGCCTCGACTCTGGGCGATTTTCAGACCTGCATCAACAAGCTGCACGAGCCCACAGCCCTTCTGGAAGAGACCATTCTCCGCATAGGCGAGCTGGTGCACTTTTCCGCGTCCGCCTTTTATCTTGTGGATGAAAACAGCTCGGACTTCGCGCTGTCTCTGTGTTCGCCCGTCATGTTCAGGGACATGCTCGATGCGGAAGTGCAGCACCTCATCGACAACGGTGTCTTTGCGCTTGCCGTGCGCGAAAACAGGCCCGTTACCGTGTATTCCCGTGACAACATGTACCGTCTCGTGCTGCACGTACTGGCAACCTCGTCACGTACCAGAGGCATGTTTGTCGGCGTCATGTCCAAGGGCGAGCGCAATCTTTCCGGCATACTCATGTCGCTGCTGTCCATTGTGCTCAAGCACTGTGCCAACGCCATAGAGAGTTTTGAGTTGTACCGCCTGTTCAGGCAGGGTGACCGCGACCAGTACCAGTTCGCGGAATCTCTTCCGCTGCCGGTGGTGGAGCTTTCCGGTACCGGCGAGGTCTTGTTTGCCAACGCCGCTGCGGAGGCGTTGACGCTGAAGCAGGGGGGAACCTTGTTCTCCCGTGTTGCTCCCCGGAGCCAGAGTGCTGTCCGTTCATGGATGGTATCCTGCGCCGGCGGCGAGCCGGTAGGCGAAGTGGCGGTGGAGCTGCTTGATGAGCAGGGCGGTGCACTGGCTGTGGTGCTGCACGCAACGCCGTGGCGGACAAGTGCAACGGATTTGCGGATACGCTGTATTCTGGTGCCTGCATGA
- a CDS encoding MoaD/ThiS family protein, with the protein MKIEVKCFATLAHRAPAGGMLEVEAGTSVGSIISLLGIPADEVKIRFVNGVHVNDEALVSEGDRVGLFPAVGGG; encoded by the coding sequence ATGAAGATTGAAGTGAAGTGTTTTGCCACCCTGGCGCATCGCGCTCCTGCCGGTGGCATGCTTGAGGTGGAGGCGGGAACGAGCGTGGGCAGTATTATCTCTCTGCTCGGTATTCCTGCTGATGAAGTGAAGATACGCTTTGTGAACGGGGTGCATGTAAATGATGAAGCGCTCGTCTCGGAAGGTGACAGGGTGGGGCTTTTCCCTGCTGTGGGAGGAGGTTAG
- a CDS encoding bifunctional diguanylate cyclase/phosphodiesterase, translating into MSENSDTAVGSDIFYIDSALFRVFDSASTGVAVYTCDGAVVYLNEAFERLVGRGRNELDSFHAGTGCCTESFAEETLRFKAVADGLNVGGSVRVRLSRPDGSCLFVRSDLYSIHDIQSNTRLVVRQLSEITEASVPSVLVAGARRDKAYVALQLLTQVILREFTLNGLMEGIHGVLRELMPAESCSISLTGGPGTIISSPYFCDIKREAPEPRPFGNGLTEFVYIWGKPFMLRRDEIMDMEAKGVVCPARPRPAVWLGVPLRTHAGESVGVLTVRCYSDGEAFTPEDLQLLELISGYVGGAIETFRQQEALRNSEARFRAVFEFSGLGVCTIGVAQEIIESNRHVADMFDTDGDRLIGADFARFIIDEQVRQSIRDRFAALVAGAEESFTETAECAVSGAARFWCRMSFTSVRDANGDFSFSVVLLEDVTEHKLSDDRLMHMAFHDALTRLPNRTLFMDRLSNAIRRARRHEDYHFAVLFMDMDRFKVVNDSMGHKAGDELLKQFALRVSGCLRESDTFARFGGDEFAVLMDDLEDVLQAPHVVQRILDSLKVPFRVGDVEVFSAVSIGAVLRARDYERPEDILRDADAAMYRSKENGPGRYEIYDRTLHSRMQDMLQLENSIRRGLEYFEFHPVFQPYVTLQTGRLRGAEVLARWRQPGGGVVPPVEFIPAAEESGLIYGLDCQMLEYGCAALADWRKRYTGASSFSMNFNVSAVTMHRWNLLEVFMKIVSDSGCRPSDICLEITENTLLKGEEGVTDRLWKLRDLGVRIALDDFGTGYSSFNYLRSFPVNMIKVDKIFTASVLEDRASHGIVQAIVSLGRGLGMEVVAEGVETLEQAQMLASLGCEAAQGYLYSQPVDPERLFRMMEHGRLPMEAG; encoded by the coding sequence ATGTCGGAGAATAGTGACACTGCTGTAGGCAGTGATATATTTTACATAGATTCCGCCTTGTTCAGGGTGTTTGATTCTGCTTCGACCGGAGTGGCCGTCTATACCTGCGACGGAGCCGTTGTCTATCTTAATGAAGCGTTTGAGCGTCTGGTCGGGCGTGGCCGGAACGAACTGGATTCGTTCCATGCCGGCACCGGCTGCTGCACGGAATCTTTTGCGGAAGAAACTCTGCGTTTCAAGGCCGTTGCAGATGGTCTCAATGTTGGCGGCTCTGTCCGCGTGCGTCTTTCCCGGCCTGACGGGTCCTGCCTTTTTGTCCGTTCCGATCTCTATTCCATCCATGATATTCAGAGTAATACCCGCCTTGTGGTGCGCCAGCTGAGTGAAATCACCGAAGCCAGCGTTCCTTCTGTGCTGGTTGCCGGCGCGCGTCGGGATAAAGCCTATGTGGCCCTGCAGCTTCTTACGCAGGTCATTCTGCGGGAATTCACGCTTAACGGTCTGATGGAAGGCATCCACGGTGTGCTGCGCGAGCTCATGCCCGCGGAAAGCTGCTCCATATCGCTGACCGGCGGACCCGGCACCATTATATCCTCTCCCTATTTCTGCGATATCAAGCGTGAAGCACCCGAGCCCCGTCCTTTCGGCAACGGGCTGACCGAGTTTGTCTACATATGGGGCAAGCCGTTCATGCTCAGGCGTGACGAAATAATGGATATGGAGGCCAAGGGCGTTGTGTGTCCGGCCAGACCTCGCCCTGCCGTATGGCTGGGTGTGCCGCTGCGGACACATGCAGGGGAAAGCGTGGGCGTGCTCACGGTGCGCTGCTATTCGGACGGAGAGGCCTTCACTCCTGAAGATCTGCAGCTGCTCGAACTGATATCCGGCTACGTGGGTGGTGCCATAGAAACCTTCAGGCAGCAGGAGGCCCTGCGGAACAGCGAGGCCCGCTTCCGCGCCGTATTCGAATTTTCCGGGCTGGGTGTATGCACCATAGGCGTTGCGCAGGAGATTATTGAGAGCAACAGGCATGTGGCCGACATGTTTGATACGGACGGTGACAGGCTCATCGGTGCCGATTTTGCCCGTTTCATCATTGATGAGCAGGTGCGGCAGAGCATACGGGACCGGTTTGCCGCTCTGGTTGCAGGGGCGGAAGAAAGCTTCACCGAGACGGCGGAATGCGCCGTTTCAGGTGCGGCACGTTTCTGGTGCCGCATGTCGTTTACCTCTGTCCGCGATGCCAACGGCGACTTCTCTTTTTCGGTTGTGCTGCTTGAGGATGTGACGGAGCACAAGCTTTCTGACGACAGGCTTATGCACATGGCCTTTCATGATGCGCTGACACGGCTGCCCAACCGTACGCTGTTCATGGATCGTCTCAGCAACGCCATCCGCAGGGCCCGCCGTCATGAGGATTATCACTTTGCCGTGCTGTTCATGGATATGGACCGGTTCAAGGTGGTGAACGACAGCATGGGCCATAAGGCGGGGGACGAACTGCTCAAGCAGTTTGCCCTGCGTGTGAGCGGGTGCCTGCGCGAGTCTGATACTTTTGCGCGCTTTGGCGGCGACGAATTTGCCGTGCTTATGGATGATCTGGAAGATGTGCTGCAGGCCCCCCATGTGGTGCAGCGCATTCTGGATTCCCTGAAGGTTCCTTTCAGAGTGGGCGATGTGGAAGTCTTCAGCGCGGTGAGTATCGGTGCGGTGCTGCGGGCGCGGGATTACGAGCGCCCCGAGGATATTCTGCGCGACGCGGATGCCGCCATGTACCGCTCCAAGGAGAATGGTCCGGGCCGGTACGAGATTTACGACCGCACCCTGCATTCCCGCATGCAGGATATGCTGCAGCTTGAAAACTCCATACGCCGCGGGCTTGAGTACTTCGAATTTCACCCCGTGTTTCAGCCGTATGTGACCCTGCAGACGGGCCGTCTGCGTGGTGCCGAAGTGCTTGCGCGCTGGCGGCAGCCCGGTGGCGGTGTCGTGCCGCCTGTCGAGTTCATTCCCGCAGCGGAGGAATCCGGCCTTATTTACGGCCTGGACTGCCAGATGCTGGAATACGGCTGCGCGGCGCTCGCCGATTGGCGCAAGCGGTATACCGGTGCATCTTCCTTTTCCATGAACTTCAACGTATCCGCCGTAACCATGCACCGCTGGAATCTGCTGGAGGTGTTCATGAAAATCGTGTCCGACTCCGGCTGCAGACCCTCGGACATATGCCTTGAAATTACGGAGAATACCCTGCTCAAGGGAGAGGAAGGCGTGACGGACCGCCTGTGGAAGCTGCGTGACCTTGGTGTGCGCATCGCCCTTGACGACTTCGGCACCGGCTACTCATCCTTCAACTATCTGCGCAGTTTTCCTGTGAACATGATCAAGGTGGACAAGATCTTCACGGCCTCCGTGCTGGAAGACAGAGCTTCGCACGGCATTGTGCAGGCCATTGTGAGCCTTGGCAGAGGGCTGGGTATGGAGGTTGTCGCAGAAGGGGTGGAAACCCTTGAACAGGCGCAGATGCTGGCATCGCTGGGATGTGAAGCTGCGCAGGGCTATCTGTATTCCCAGCCGGTGGACCCCGAACGTCTGTTCAGGATGATGGAGCACGGCCGCCTGCCCATGGAAGCCGGCTAA